The Mauremys reevesii isolate NIE-2019 linkage group 7, ASM1616193v1, whole genome shotgun sequence genome includes the window AGGGCAGGGGTGGTCCCTCTGCAGAGCTGCCACCTGTGCCCCCTGGACTCCCCCCATGGCTCTGGGGCTCTCTCCCGCCTGcagccccgcggctccggctctGCCCCGGCCCACCTTGACCCGCTTGCCCTGGATCTCCAGGCTCTTCATGGTGAAGTCCACGCCGATGGTGCTGCCCTGGCGCTCGGCGAAGGCCCCGGTTTTGAAGCGCTGCACCAGACAGGTTTTGCCCACGCTGGCGTCCCCGATCAGCACCAGCTTGAAGAGGAAATCGTAGCGCTCCTCCGGGTCCGGGCCGGGGCCTGCCGCCCCCAGCGTCGGGGGGCCGGGCATGGCCTGGCCGGGCTCGGCTCCTTCACCCTCCGCAGCGGGGACCCGGGCTCTGCGCAGCGCCCGTCGCTCCGGGCCTCAGCGCCCGGCCGCCAGCGCCcgccccgccgggccgggcctcGTCTCGGACCCGCCTCTGCGCCCGCCCTCCCTAGCATGGCCCCGTCAGGCGGAGCGGCTGAGCGTGCTCGTCACCAGCGCCCGCCGCGGGGGCCCAGGGAGCAGAGCCCGGGGGGCGCTGGCGGGCCCCGCGGAGAGGGGGCGGCTCTGGCCTTAGCCCGATGCGTGGCAGAAGGGGAGCAGCCGCCTGTTAGGGCCCTGACCCAGCCACCGGCCCCTCCGGGGTTGCCG containing:
- the RAB43 gene encoding ras-related protein Rab-43 isoform X3; translation: MPGPPTLGAAGPGPDPEERYDFLFKLVLIGDASVGKTCLVQRFKTGAFAERQGSTIGVDFTMKSLEIQVADLGHSRPGEIPNHHTELLPKRQWSNPSLRHQQEKLFPVHSSLD